From Edaphobacter lichenicola, the proteins below share one genomic window:
- a CDS encoding S9 family peptidase, whose translation MTRFRLLPGLVLLASVSGFASGPGDRVATDPRSVVSAESAAGSSPMPVAELLQTVRLGGATWSPDGKQIGYISNASGRLNLWLMQADGTGARQLLKSDDRQSSPAFTKEDNEIVYEQDKGGDELYDLYAVPVSGGEPRNLTNTDKTSESSPLFSKDGKWLAFDNKVKVEASTNIAVMEWATGKVRVLTHETDPKAFWDVEDWSPDGRSLYVVRQVGLDDADVYRLDVKSGAAEKLTAHTGKVLVFATAVSPDGKTLLLTSNEKSGYLNVALLDIASKKQRWVTDTQWEAHAGEFSPKGDAFTYTLNADGRATISFVDAKTLKASDRGIPAGLNTAGAGPTAFRDDGSYLFSHQDSTHAPNLYLLSAGGAITQVTHNESPVLAAAVLPSSQLVTYKSFDGKMISAFVWVPFNLKRDGTTPVVVMPHGGPTGQTVDSFSPRAILLVSRGFVVIAPNVRGSTGYGMEFQNSNYKDLGGADLKDEIAGVDFLKATGFIDAKKVGIWGGSYGGFMTLMAIGKNPDMWAAAVDEYGILDWYTMLQHSDARLQEYEKTLLGDPVADKAVYEASSPLKYIREEKAPLLVLQGERDIRVPKEEAEQVVEILKKEGRTVDAVYYPEEGHGFIKREHQVDELTRSVRWFDKYLKGETKTP comes from the coding sequence ATGACACGCTTCCGCTTGTTGCCTGGATTAGTTTTGCTAGCTTCGGTTTCGGGATTTGCTTCGGGACCGGGTGACAGGGTGGCGACGGACCCCAGGAGCGTGGTTTCGGCGGAGAGCGCGGCTGGGTCGTCTCCGATGCCGGTAGCCGAGTTGCTGCAGACGGTGCGGCTTGGCGGGGCGACGTGGTCGCCGGACGGTAAGCAGATCGGATACATCAGCAATGCTTCGGGGCGTCTGAATCTCTGGTTGATGCAGGCGGATGGAACGGGGGCACGGCAGCTGCTGAAGTCGGATGACCGGCAGTCCAGCCCGGCGTTTACCAAAGAAGACAACGAGATCGTCTACGAGCAGGACAAGGGCGGCGATGAGCTCTACGACCTGTACGCGGTTCCGGTGAGTGGAGGCGAGCCGCGGAATCTTACGAATACGGATAAGACCAGTGAGAGCAGTCCGCTTTTTTCCAAAGATGGCAAGTGGTTGGCGTTCGACAACAAGGTGAAGGTGGAGGCTTCGACCAACATAGCGGTGATGGAGTGGGCGACAGGGAAGGTGCGGGTCTTGACCCACGAGACGGATCCGAAGGCCTTCTGGGATGTTGAGGACTGGAGCCCGGATGGACGGAGCCTGTACGTGGTGCGCCAGGTGGGACTCGACGATGCGGACGTCTACCGGTTGGATGTAAAGAGTGGTGCGGCCGAGAAGCTGACGGCTCATACCGGAAAGGTCCTCGTCTTTGCCACTGCGGTGTCGCCGGACGGCAAAACCCTGCTGCTGACTTCAAATGAAAAGAGCGGCTATTTGAATGTCGCGTTGCTGGATATCGCCTCGAAGAAGCAGCGGTGGGTGACGGATACGCAGTGGGAGGCGCACGCGGGGGAATTTTCGCCGAAGGGTGACGCGTTTACTTACACCCTGAACGCGGATGGACGAGCCACGATTAGTTTTGTGGACGCGAAGACGCTGAAGGCGAGCGATCGCGGCATACCGGCGGGGTTGAATACTGCTGGTGCCGGGCCGACGGCGTTTCGTGATGATGGCAGCTATCTGTTTTCTCATCAGGACTCGACGCATGCGCCGAATCTCTATCTGCTGAGCGCTGGTGGGGCGATTACGCAGGTGACACACAATGAAAGTCCGGTGCTGGCGGCGGCTGTGCTGCCTTCGTCGCAGCTGGTGACGTACAAAAGCTTTGATGGAAAGATGATCTCGGCGTTTGTATGGGTACCGTTCAACTTGAAGCGTGATGGTACGACCCCTGTGGTGGTGATGCCGCACGGCGGACCGACCGGCCAGACGGTGGACAGCTTCAGTCCGCGGGCGATTCTGCTGGTATCGCGTGGGTTCGTAGTGATTGCGCCGAATGTGCGCGGGTCGACCGGTTATGGGATGGAGTTCCAGAATTCGAACTACAAAGACCTTGGCGGCGCCGATCTGAAGGATGAGATTGCTGGCGTGGATTTCTTGAAAGCCACCGGATTTATCGACGCGAAGAAGGTGGGGATCTGGGGCGGCTCGTATGGCGGGTTTATGACGTTGATGGCTATCGGAAAGAACCCTGATATGTGGGCGGCGGCCGTGGATGAGTACGGGATTCTTGACTGGTACACGATGCTGCAGCACTCCGACGCGCGGCTGCAGGAGTATGAGAAGACGCTGCTGGGCGATCCGGTGGCGGACAAGGCGGTATATGAGGCATCGTCGCCGCTGAAGTACATCCGGGAGGAGAAGGCTCCGCTGCTGGTGCTGCAGGGCGAGCGCGATATTCGCGTGCCGAAGGAGGAGGCCGAGCAGGTGGTGGAGATTCTGAAGAAGGAGGGACGCACGGTGGACGCGGTGTACTACCCCGAAGAAGGGCATGGCTTTATCAAGCGGGAGCATCAGGTGGATGAACTGACGCGGTCGGTGAGGTGGTTCGACAAGTATCTTAAAGGGGAGACGAAGACACCGTGA
- a CDS encoding CPXCG motif-containing cysteine-rich protein: MHAAGFQCAGCGEWVETTVDESGGSKQQYVEDCQVCCQPNVLTVRWDGSAQEFTITAELES, from the coding sequence ATGCATGCAGCCGGTTTTCAGTGTGCGGGTTGTGGGGAGTGGGTGGAGACGACGGTGGACGAGTCGGGCGGCTCGAAGCAGCAGTATGTGGAGGATTGCCAGGTCTGCTGCCAGCCGAATGTGCTGACGGTGCGATGGGACGGGTCGGCGCAGGAGTTTACGATTACGGCGGAGTTGGAGAGTTAA
- the bamA gene encoding outer membrane protein assembly factor BamA yields the protein MRIFTVNRESGSSLKSKTKTVCTRSRRSRIAYAAYMIAFTALAASSLSASSLLAQPLSAQSLSGQAGSLSGNVETLCQPQVIGNRRIPKESVLARLYSRQNDLYDPLVVERDFNSLWNTGYFDDVRIERVDSPKCVQLIIYVKEKPTIREINYKGLGSVTQSDILDRFKKAKVPLSVESQYDPTKIKRAEVVLRDLLAEHGHQFATIRTEVKTIPPAAVAITFNIKEGPTVKVGKIAFQGNNSINDRTLRASMKNLRPIGIPHSIILENLFARTFDASKLDEDTERVRQAYRDRGYFKALTSEPTTHIRDAGGINPFTLHPSKGKRIDILMPVEEGARYKLAGITFSGNTHFTNTKALRAQFAQKDGEYFNATLFGKGLDQLRKAFGEGGFINFVGTPVPTIDEANKTIKLNIDIDEGKAFYVSRIEFTGNTITRDKVIRRELLLEEGQVYNSRLWDLSILRLNQLNYFEALKAEQDSESRQNTDDGTVDLLLKLKEKGKNSIGLNGGISGLSGTFVGLNYETNNFLGLGETLSVQANIGDLSRNLSLGFTEPYLRDKPISLGAQIFASKYDFNPSKSQSATGQAAGNLTTAQQSLLTNYNQSTTGLTISASEPLRHLFAKTGVTRVGLSYSLSRSSVTTFNQNTTNVFQSLAFRSGVAGQNQLSGIITSVVTPSFTFSSLDRAVGPHNGKDFNVSMQVAGVGGNVKYILPAASYRQFFPMKGLRVNREGHNVLGYRIQLTHAQGFAGEVAPPTHRLYSGGESDLRGFDIRSVGPYTFIPNKVQYILTNPDGTSVPRDPTNPALGPVQIPLPIYRMVSIGGDTQLVSNIEYRIPIVNQVTFAFFNDFGMTFDALHGQLRQSTAGQSLIDGAQYGCPTIVNGACFGGKSVQFPNLLKIVPGTNFVPRDSLGAELQVILPIVNAPFRIFYAYNPLRLYKTVPQELAVPNSGPDNVNTFKSYFPSDGAGQFSYQQALQFYGADYILREPRKTFRLTVSTTF from the coding sequence GTGCGTATCTTTACCGTGAATCGAGAGAGCGGAAGCTCCCTGAAAAGCAAGACCAAGACTGTGTGCACGCGCTCCAGACGCTCCCGCATCGCTTATGCCGCGTACATGATTGCGTTTACGGCGCTGGCCGCCTCGTCCCTCTCGGCCTCGTCTCTTTTGGCCCAGCCGCTTTCGGCCCAGTCGCTCTCCGGTCAGGCCGGATCGCTGTCCGGTAACGTGGAGACGCTGTGCCAGCCCCAGGTGATCGGTAACCGACGCATTCCCAAGGAGTCCGTGCTGGCCAGGCTCTACAGCCGGCAGAACGACCTCTACGACCCGCTGGTGGTGGAGCGGGACTTCAACTCGCTTTGGAACACCGGCTACTTCGACGATGTGCGGATTGAGCGCGTCGACAGCCCGAAGTGCGTGCAACTGATCATCTACGTCAAAGAGAAGCCGACGATTCGCGAGATCAACTACAAAGGTCTCGGCTCGGTGACGCAGTCCGACATTCTGGACCGGTTCAAAAAGGCGAAGGTGCCGCTTTCGGTCGAGAGCCAGTACGACCCCACCAAGATCAAGCGGGCCGAGGTGGTGCTGAGGGACCTGCTGGCAGAGCACGGACACCAGTTCGCCACCATCCGGACCGAGGTCAAGACGATTCCCCCGGCGGCCGTGGCGATCACGTTCAACATTAAAGAGGGGCCGACCGTAAAGGTGGGCAAGATCGCCTTTCAGGGCAACAACAGCATCAACGATCGCACCCTGCGCGCCTCGATGAAGAATCTGCGGCCCATCGGAATTCCGCACTCGATCATCCTGGAGAATCTTTTTGCGCGAACCTTCGACGCGAGCAAGCTGGATGAAGACACCGAGCGCGTGCGTCAGGCATACCGTGACCGCGGCTACTTCAAGGCTCTGACCAGCGAGCCAACCACGCACATTCGTGACGCGGGCGGAATCAACCCGTTCACACTGCACCCGTCCAAGGGCAAGCGGATCGATATCCTGATGCCGGTAGAAGAGGGCGCGCGCTACAAGCTCGCCGGGATCACCTTCTCTGGCAACACCCACTTCACGAATACCAAGGCGCTGCGTGCGCAGTTCGCTCAGAAAGATGGCGAGTACTTCAACGCGACCCTGTTCGGCAAAGGGTTGGATCAGCTGCGTAAGGCCTTTGGCGAAGGCGGATTCATCAACTTCGTAGGCACGCCGGTACCGACCATCGATGAAGCCAATAAGACGATCAAGCTGAACATCGATATCGATGAAGGCAAAGCGTTCTATGTCTCGCGGATCGAGTTTACCGGCAATACGATTACGCGCGACAAGGTGATTCGGCGCGAGCTCCTGTTGGAAGAAGGGCAGGTCTATAACAGCCGGCTCTGGGATCTTTCGATCCTGCGCTTGAATCAGCTCAACTACTTCGAGGCGTTGAAGGCCGAGCAGGACTCCGAGAGCCGCCAGAATACTGACGACGGAACCGTCGATCTGTTGCTGAAGCTGAAGGAGAAGGGCAAGAACTCGATCGGCCTCAACGGCGGCATCAGCGGGCTTTCGGGAACGTTTGTCGGGTTGAACTACGAGACCAACAACTTTCTCGGACTAGGCGAGACGCTCTCGGTGCAGGCAAATATCGGCGACCTGTCGCGTAACCTGAGCCTCGGATTCACCGAACCCTATCTGCGCGACAAGCCGATCTCGCTGGGCGCTCAGATCTTCGCCAGCAAGTATGACTTCAATCCTTCGAAGAGCCAGTCGGCGACCGGCCAGGCGGCGGGAAACCTGACGACGGCGCAGCAATCGCTGCTGACGAACTATAACCAGTCGACGACGGGGTTGACGATCTCGGCAAGCGAGCCTCTGCGGCATCTGTTTGCAAAGACCGGCGTGACGCGTGTCGGTCTTTCGTACTCGCTGTCGCGGTCTTCCGTGACGACATTCAACCAGAACACGACCAACGTCTTTCAGTCGCTCGCGTTCCGGTCGGGCGTTGCAGGGCAGAATCAGCTGTCCGGCATCATTACGTCGGTCGTAACGCCGAGCTTCACGTTCTCAAGCCTCGATCGCGCGGTTGGACCGCATAACGGCAAAGACTTCAATGTGTCGATGCAGGTGGCGGGCGTAGGCGGCAACGTCAAGTACATCTTGCCCGCCGCCAGCTATCGTCAGTTCTTCCCGATGAAGGGCCTCAGGGTGAATCGCGAGGGCCACAACGTGCTGGGGTATCGTATCCAGCTGACTCATGCCCAGGGCTTTGCAGGCGAGGTCGCTCCCCCAACGCATCGTCTCTATAGCGGAGGCGAATCCGATCTGCGCGGCTTCGACATCCGGTCGGTCGGCCCCTACACCTTCATTCCGAATAAAGTTCAGTACATCCTCACCAACCCCGATGGAACCTCGGTTCCGCGCGATCCGACCAACCCCGCACTTGGCCCGGTCCAGATTCCGCTGCCGATCTACCGCATGGTCTCCATCGGCGGAGACACGCAGCTCGTCTCGAACATCGAGTACCGCATTCCGATCGTGAACCAGGTGACCTTTGCCTTCTTCAACGACTTCGGTATGACCTTCGACGCATTGCACGGCCAGTTGCGGCAGAGCACGGCAGGTCAGTCGCTGATCGATGGAGCGCAATATGGATGTCCCACGATCGTCAACGGCGCCTGCTTCGGCGGCAAGTCGGTGCAGTTCCCGAATCTGCTGAAGATTGTGCCAGGAACAAACTTCGTTCCGCGGGACTCCCTCGGCGCCGAGCTGCAGGTGATTCTGCCGATCGTCAATGCGCCGTTCCGGATCTTCTACGCCTACAATCCGCTGCGTCTTTACAAGACCGTTCCGCAGGAGTTGGCGGTTCCGAACTCTGGTCCGGACAACGTGAATACGTTCAAGAGCTACTTCCCGAGCGATGGAGCTGGTCAGTTCAGTTATCAGCAGGCCCTTCAGTTCTATGGGGCTGATTACATCCTGCGTGAGCCCAGAAAGACGTTCCGCTTGACGGTAAGCACGACCTTCTAG